The following proteins are co-located in the Desulfovibrio desulfuricans genome:
- a CDS encoding HAD hydrolase-like protein: AAADRKIDLARSWRIGDRVRDMQAGLAAGCRCVLLRPPVGAYEDHVPVPEGVKVVPNLAAAGVHILAP, from the coding sequence AAGCCGCTGCCGATCGAAAGATCGATCTTGCACGCTCCTGGAGGATTGGCGACCGTGTGCGCGATATGCAGGCCGGGCTGGCCGCCGGGTGCAGGTGCGTGCTATTGCGCCCCCCGGTGGGCGCGTACGAAGATCACGTACCCGTGCCGGAAGGCGTAAAGGTGGTGCCGAATCTGGCCGCCGCCGGGGTGCATATTCTTGCGCCTGA